A window of the Loxodonta africana isolate mLoxAfr1 chromosome 3, mLoxAfr1.hap2, whole genome shotgun sequence genome harbors these coding sequences:
- the THEM5 gene encoding acyl-coenzyme A thioesterase THEM5 → MMRRSFQVAARLGHCRTLLGAPCTLPRLNPASAFGSSTDALVSRFCKKKTDLKDYALPNASWCPDMLSMYQEFLEKTKASGWIKMPSFKSNREHIQGLKLPLGSAVTSDENDWRIFTRCIQVEGQGYEYVIFFHPSQKKSVCLFQPGPYLEGAPGFAHGGSLAAMMDEAFSKTAYLAGEGLLTQSLNIRFKNLIPVGSLAVLNIEVEKIEDRKLYISCVTQSRDQQTVYAKSSAVFLQLQLEEESSQ, encoded by the exons ATGATGAGGAGAAGCTTCCAGGTAGCAGCAAGACTTGGCCACTGCAGAACCCTCCTCGGTGCCCCCTGCACCCTGCCCAGGCTCAACCCTGCCTCAGCTTTTGGATCCTCCACAGATGCCCTG GTCTCAAGATTCTGTAAGAAGAAGACAGACTTGAAGGACTATGCCCTCCCCAATGCTAGCTGGTGTCCAGACATGCTAAGCATGTATCAAGAATTTCTGGAGAAGACCAAGGCCAGCGGCTGGATCAAGATGCCCTCCTTCAAGTCCAACAGAGAACACATCCAGGGGCTCAAGCTTCCGTTGGGGTCGGCAGTCACCTCGG ATGAAAATGACTGGCGCATCTTCACCAGGTGCATCCAAGTGGAAGGACAAGGATATGAGTATGTCATCTTTTTCCACCCGTCCCAGAAAAAGTCCGTCTGTCTTTTCCAACCAGGCCCCTACCTGGAAGGAGCCCCAGG GTTTGCCCATGGAGGGTCCCTGGCAGCCATGATGGATGAGGCCTTCTCTAAAACTGCCTACCTGGCTGGAGAGGGGCTGTTGACACAAAGCCTCAACATCAGGTTCAAAAA TCTGATCCCCGTGGGCTCACTGGCTGTACTGAATATTGAAGTGGAAAAGATTGAGGACCGGAAGCTTTACATCTCCTGTGTCACCCAGAGCAGAGACCAGCAAACAGTTTATGCTAAGTCCTCAG CTGTTTTCCTTCAGCTACAGCTGGAAGAGGAGTCATCCCAGTAA